The DNA segment CAAGAAATACCAGACATATCCTTAAATTATCCTATAGATGAGCCAGAACCTACCCTTGAAAACTCACAATTACCTAATGAAAGGGTACGTGATATCACTATAGAAATTTCAGATATACTATTACCTCAGCCAGTACATGAGCCAGAGAATTCTTTAGCTTTTTTGGGAGAGGAACCGGAATTAGTCAGCCACGACGAAGACAGCATTTCAGTAGAAATGCAAATGCCAGAAATACAGTTAAACCCGTTTGCAGAAGAATCGGAATTCAGCCGTGAAAATGCGCCAGAAAACGCGGATTTAGAGGAAGATTCATTAGCTGAATTATCACCTCTAGAATCCTTACCATTAGTGCCATCTCCCACCCCAATCTATGATGCTAATTTTGATTCAGAAGAAGCAAACCAACCCCAAAAAAACAAACGTGGTTTTAAACTTCCTAAAATCCCGGCTGCACTAGCAGCATTGGGAGTTGGGATTGCCGTCAATGCAATGGTGATGGCAGGGGGATTATTTTATATATCCCAACCCAATCCCAGCCAATTTAAAGAAGTCGAGCAAATAATTAACCAAGTACAGTGGGAAGAAGGAGCTAAAAAAGTATGTGAAATTCCCTATATCTGCTTTTGGCAAAACAGAGAAAAACCAACTCTTCAACAAAGTAAAGAAGACGTTTATAAATTGCTGCAACAAGCTTATAAAAGGGCTGAAGTGCGTGATTTTACTGGGGCTTTAAAGCATCTAGAAAAAGTTTCTCCTCAAGCTCCCGGCTATGCTCAAGTCAAAGCCAAAATTGCCGAATATCAGAAAAAACAGCGAATCAAAGCAGAGGCTGAGAAGATTGCCAAGTCAAAATTAAATGGTAATCGTGCTAGTCGCTAAAGGAGAGATGGGGAGATGGGGAGATGGGGAGATAGGGGAAAGACAATATGAAGATAGATAAGTTAATTATTAGTTAATTATCTAATTCCTTCATCCTTCATCCTTCACCCTTCACCCTTCACCTAATAATTTTCCTTGAGAAATTACATAAAGCACCGTAGCGCGACGGCGAATCGCATCAAAAGTATTATCAGCATCCAAAACAATTAAATTAGCAGGTTTACCCACTTCAATACCATATTTATCTTCTAGATGCAAAGTTTTAGCTCCATGCGTCGTCACCATATCGAAACAAGCATCAATTTCAGCCATCCCCGTCATCTGACAAACGTGAACCGCCATGTGCGCCACATCCAACATATTTCCTGTTCCCAAACTATACCAGGGGTCTTGGATGCAATCATGACCCAAACTCACGTTAAGTCCTGCTTGCCACAACTCTTTCACCCGCGTCACGCCTCGCCGTTTGGGATAAGTATCAGTCCGTCCTTGCAGCGTTATATTGATTAAAGGATTAGCAATAAAATTGATTTTCGCTCGTTGTAAAAAGCCCATTAATTTACCAGCATAAGCATTATTATAAGAACCAAATGCTGTAGTGTGGCTGGCAGTTACTTTTTCATTCAAACCAGTACGAATTGCACCCGCTGCCACCACTTCTAAAAAGCGCGATTGCTCATCATCTATTTCATCGCAATGAATATCAATTAATCGATCATATTTTTCAGCTAATTCAAATATCCGATGCACCGATTTTACCCCATCTTCGCGGGTAAATTCATAATGCGGAATTCCCCCCACCACATCTGCACCTAACTTTAATGCTTCTTCCAGTAATTCTTCATTTTTAGAATGTCCGTAAATGCCATCTTGGGGAAAAGCCACTACCTGCAAAGTCATCCAATCTTTCACTAATTCTCGCACTGCCAACAAACCTTGCAGCGCCGTTAAACTAGATTCGCTCACATCTGCGTGAGAACGCACGAACAACACACCTTGGGAGGCTTGTAACTTAAGAGTTTTTAGCGCCCTTTCTTTCACATCTTCCAAGGTTAAACTTTGTTTGCGTTCTCGCCAAATTTCGATTCCTTCAAATAAAGTGCCGCTTTGATTCCATCGCGGTTCTCCCGCCGTTAAAGCTGAATCTAAATGAATGTGAGATTCTACAAATGGCGGACTGACTAATTTTCCTTGGATATCTATTTCTAATTGTGCGGGTTCACTTAGATGAGGTGCGATCGCGCTAATTTTACCATCCGCAATCCCAATATCAACTTCCCCATCCTTCAAACGACAACGATGCAACAATAAATCATAAAACTTTAAACTCATAAATATTCCTTTACATTTAGTCTTTCAAATCCTTACAGTATCTTACCAATTATCCATTACGTACTTTTGCACTTGTGTTAGGAAAGAGTAAGACATTAGCATCGCCACCTTATGGAAACGCTACACCAACCAGAAGACATTATTGCCCAAAGGTATCGAATTGTTACACCATTGGGACAAGGCGGAATCGGCACGA comes from the Leptolyngbyaceae cyanobacterium genome and includes:
- the codA gene encoding cytosine deaminase, giving the protein MSLKFYDLLLHRCRLKDGEVDIGIADGKISAIAPHLSEPAQLEIDIQGKLVSPPFVESHIHLDSALTAGEPRWNQSGTLFEGIEIWRERKQSLTLEDVKERALKTLKLQASQGVLFVRSHADVSESSLTALQGLLAVRELVKDWMTLQVVAFPQDGIYGHSKNEELLEEALKLGADVVGGIPHYEFTREDGVKSVHRIFELAEKYDRLIDIHCDEIDDEQSRFLEVVAAGAIRTGLNEKVTASHTTAFGSYNNAYAGKLMGFLQRAKINFIANPLINITLQGRTDTYPKRRGVTRVKELWQAGLNVSLGHDCIQDPWYSLGTGNMLDVAHMAVHVCQMTGMAEIDACFDMVTTHGAKTLHLEDKYGIEVGKPANLIVLDADNTFDAIRRRATVLYVISQGKLLGEG